In one Sebastes umbrosus isolate fSebUmb1 chromosome 13, fSebUmb1.pri, whole genome shotgun sequence genomic region, the following are encoded:
- the si:ch211-199f5.1 gene encoding protocadherin-8 — protein sequence MIIKGKTYWHRWIFIFSIHHFLFTSLAQSDGNTIRYHTNEEDAPGTVIGNLAKDMSLSLSPHSSRTNFRMMKQFNDSFIRVRESDGELSVLERIDRERICRHTTPPSQCLITFDVVNFSKERYRLIHAEVEIKDINDNSPEFPHRESLVEMSESSPVGTRIPLDPAVDADVGSNYIQSYQISVNSHFTIDVLLRADGVKYAELVLMKDLDREIESSYTVDLVATDGGSPRRSGSTKITIKVTDFNDNSPVFDQNSFSVSLPEDAPVGAVILDLNAVDADEGLNGEVVYGFGKQVSHEIRELFQVDHKSGRLTLRSSVDFEEKSTYEVDVQATDLGPNPTPSVCKIIIHVTDVNDNAPEISITPMTSSITTGAAHISEAADKDSLVALISTLDRDSGVNSQVHCTLYGHDHFKLRQAYEDSYMIVTAAVLDRERISEYNLTVMAEDFGSPPLRKITQYTIRLSDENDNAPHFTKSVYEVSVAENNAPGAYITTVEASDADLSNNGKITYRLVDSVIMGSPVNTFVSLNSVSGSIYALRSFNYEVMKLLDIHIQASDGGSPQLQSTAVIRLKIVDQNDNQPSIVEPPLYKGSAEVFLPKDAPAGYVVTQIKATDADEGVNAQLSYKITEGGHLGFSINRDTGKVHVSRQLTYDLADNVKVTVSVSDNGSPALTSTAIIHFSFIEGTLPSMPSLAQNGSEELFEWDMSIAIIIVLAGSCSLLLLAIILITTICSRRKKETREAGYDDKEDLPDVEKVESGHVDSLIANHKGKVFDAHPFPEKPPLAASSSNTTTETGCEDGRQTAGIFESNSRVMEGKLKGYSTLPGYGKETVRPITIWKGNSFTTISARDPHISGKDSGKGDSDFNDSDSDISGDVHKKESPPTNSLWACTSECKVLGHSDRCWSPSATRPNTSMACGPHLSTFNKTASLPRNTGRENYYPAVLPKTNGLQSVYEKVQHQEFDYILVGPQTPARIQETDEMSIPEYTNS from the exons ATGATAATAAAGGGCAAAACTTATTGGCACCGGTGGATTTTTATATTCTCCATCCATCATTTTCTATTCACCTCACTGGCTCAGTCCGATGGAAATACTATCCGATACCACACCAACGAGGAGGACGCGCCAGGTACAGTCATCGGAAACCTCGCCAAGGACATGTCCTTGAGTCTGTCTCCTCACTCCTCCAGGACCAATTTCAGGATGATGAAACAATTCAACGACTCGTTCATTAGGGTGAGAGAAAGCGATGGAGAGCTGTCTGTGTTGGAGAgaatagacagagagaggatcTGCAGACACACTACTCCTCCATCACAGTGTCTCATCACTTTCGACGTGGTCAATTTCTCCAAAGAGCGCTACAGATTGATCCACGCAGAGGTGGAAATAAAGGACATCAACGACAACTCTCCGGAGTTCCCACACAGGGAGTCTCTAGTGGAGATGTCTGAGAGCTCACCGGTGGGCACCCGCATCCCTCTGGATCCAGCTGTGGATGCAGATGTTGGGTCAAACTACATCCAAAGCTATCAAATCTCAGTGAACAGCCACTTCACTATTGATGTGCTCCTGAGAGCGGATGGGGTTAAATATGCGGAATTGGTGCTAATGAAGGATCTAGACAGGGAGATTGAGTCCTCATACACTGTGGATCTGGTCGCAACAGATGGAGGGAGTCCACGCAGATCGGGatcaacaaaaatcacaataaaagtGACTGACTTTAACGACAACAGTCCAGTTTTTGATCAGAATAGTTTCTCTGTGAGTCTCCCAGAGGACGCACCGGTTGGAGCTGTCATCCTGGACTTGAACGCGGTGGATGCTGATGAGGGTCTGAACGGAGAGGTGGTCTACGGGTTTGGAAAACAGGTCTCCCACGAGATCAGAGAACTTTTCCAAGTGGATCACAAATCCGGGCGCCTGACGCTCAGGAGCAGTGTGGATTTCGAGGAGAAAAGCACCTACGAGGTGGACGTGCAGGCGACAGATCTGGGACCCAATCCGACCCCCTCCGTGTGCAAAATCATCATCCACGTCACGGATGTTAATGACAATGCTCCAGAGATCAGCATCACACCGATgacctcctccatcaccacGGGCGCAGCGCACATCAGCGAGGCTGCAGACAAGGACAGTCTGGTGGCTCTGATCAGCACCTTGGACAGAGACTCTGGTGTGAACAGCCAGGTGCATTGCACTCTGTATGGACACGACCACTTCAAACTGAGGCAGGCTTATGAGGACTCTTACATGATAGTCACAGCTGCTGTTCTAGACAGAGAAAGGATTAGTGAGTATAACCTGACAGTCATGGCTGAGGATTTTGGGTCACCTCCTCTGAGAAAGATCACCCAGTACACCATCAGGCTCAGCGATGAGAATGACAACGCCCCTCACTTCACCAAATCTGTCTATGAAGTTTCAGTGGCTGAAAACAACGCTCCTGGTGCTTATATCACCACAGTGGAGGCTAGTGATGCAGATCTGAGCAATAATGGCAAGATCACCTACAGGCTGGTGGACAGTGTCATCATGGGCTCCCCAGTGAACACCTTTGTGTCTCTGAACTCGGTGTCTGGCTCCATATACGCGCTGAGGAGTTTTAATTATGAGGTGATGAAACTGCTAGACATACACATCCAAGCAAGTGATGGGGGGTCACCACAGCTGCAGAGCACAGCTGTCATCAGGCTCAAAATAGTTGATCAGAATGACAACCAGCCTTCCATTGTAGAGCCGCCCCTTTACAAGGGATCTGCTGAGGTTTTCCTGCCCAAGGATGCACCTGCAGGTTATGTGGTAACCCAGATAAAGGCCACAGACGCTGATGAAGGCGTGAACGCACAGCTGTCCTATAAAATCACCGAGGGGGGACACCTGGGTTTCTCCATCAACAGAGATACAGGGAAGGTGCACGTGAGCCGGCAGCTGACGTATGATTTAGCAGACAATGTCAAAGTCACAGTGTCGGTCAGTGACAATGGGTCCCCGGCGCTCACCTCCACAGCCATTATACACTTCAGCTTCATAGAGGGAACTCTACCCAGCATGCCTTCCTTGGCTCAAAATGGCAGCGAGGAGCTCTTTGAATGGGACATGTCCATAGCCATAATCATTGTCCTGGCAgggagctgctctctcctcctgctggctaTCATTCTCATCACAACCATTTGTAGCCGCCGGAAAAAGGAGACAAGGGAGGCGGGGTACGACGATAAAGAAGACTTGCCAGATGTGGAGAAAGTGGAGAGCGGTCATGTCGACTCATTGATTGCCAACCACAAAGGCAAAGTGTTTGATGCCCATCCATTTCCAGAGAAGCCTCCGTTGGcggccagcagcagcaacacaacaacagagacAGGCTGCGAGGATGGCAGGCAGACAGCAGGCATCTTTGAGTCGAACAGCAGGGTGATGGAGGGGAAATTAAAG GGTTACTCTACGCTACCGGGATATGGGAAAGAAACAGTGAGGCCGATAACGATATGGAAGGGCAATTCGTTCACGACAATCTCAGCGAGAGATCCCCACATCAGCGGCAAGGACAGTGGAAAAGGGGACAGCGACTTCAATGACAGTGACTCGGATATAAGTGGAGATGTGCACAAAAAAGAGTCGCCGCCAACAAACA GTCTTTGGGCGTGCACGAGCGAGTGCAAAGTGCTGGGACACTCGGACCGCTGCTGGAGCCCCTCGGCGACGAGGCCCAACACGAGCATGGCCTGCGGACCGCACCTGTCCACGTTCAACAAGACGGCTTCGCTTCCCCGGAACACCGGAAGGGAAAACTACTATCCGGCTGTCTTACCAAAAACCAACGGTCTGCAAAGCGTGTACGAAAAAGTCCAACACCAGGAATTTGATTATATCCTCGTTGGCCCACAGACGCCGGCCAGAATACAGGAAACGGACGAGATGTCCATTCCAGAGTACACAAACTCTTAA